The DNA sequence GCTTCAAACGCTCAGCTATCCTCAGTCGCATTCTATTCATTTTCACCTAGAAGCCGATCAACATAAGTCCTGATGAACGAGAAAACAAACAGTAATAGGCAATGATACggaaagagaacatacccTTCGCTCTTCGCGATTTCCAGGGCTGGGCTTAGCATCATCGGGAATATCCGGCTTAGACGCAGCAGGCTGTGGCTGCTTGGAAGATCCAGGCTCAGATGCGGCAGGCTTTTCAGAATCCTTTGCGGACTTGGGCTGTTCTGGCTCGGGGGCTTTGGGTTCTTCTGTAGATGCGGGCTCCTTCGGCTTCTCAGTTGCCTCCTCCGTTTTGGTTTCAGGCGCACCTCCCAGCTCCAACTTCGCCAGTTCCTGTCCAACAGTAACGGTGTCTTCCTCGTTTAcgaggagctctttgatgGTTCCCGCTTCGGGTGCATTGACTGACACATCGATCTAGAACAGGCGGGTGTCAGCAGAAAATCTCTCTTCGCGCATTAATATGTAGGTCTCGTTCACCTTATCGGTCTCGATTGTTGCTATTTCCTCGTCTCTCTCAACATAATCCCCGACCTCTTTTGTAAGAGTGAGCGCAAGCTAGTAAGGAAGTATTGGCGAACATACGTTTGGAGAACTGTTTCAAAGTACCCTCGGTGATGGATTCTGCCATCTGAGGAACTTTAACTATGGTGTCCGCTGGAGATGTTGTTAGTGCGAGATTCTGATAGAAGGAGAGGTCATATTACCGTAAGTGCGAACCTGATAGCCCCCAAGGGGAGCAAAACTAGACCGAAAAACATTGGCCCTGCAGGAGTGTAAGCTGGTTTGTAAAGAGGGCACCTCATATGAAAGCAAGGAGTGGGCGACTTTACCCCAGAACCTGTGGTATACAAGAAGCAGGCCTTTTAGTGTTCCTGACACAGCTGCGGAGCGCAGCTGAGGTAAGATTCCTGCGGGTGCCCAGGCTGATGTTACGAGGGCTTTGGGCATATCGAGGTATGACCCGCAGATTCTGTTCGGGGAGACGGTGAAAAGGTAAGCGAAAAGCCATGATGACCTGGATTCGGATGAGGTTGGGCaaaaagacaacaatggAAGTCGCCAATTGAAGGAAATTAATGTAGAGAGTCAAGTCGTAAATGTTAATGTGCAATGAAGAATAGgaagagtacggagtacggccttcttctttcttcctttttctcccccaGAACTAACTAGAGCTAAGGGTTCATCTACCTGCGAGTAGGGATAAAGTGAGTGACGAAACTTAAGCGGCCAAAGGGTGCGACTAGAGCAAGGCCGGGCCGAGACAACCGGAATTTCCCTCAAAGCGGCCCTGCAATTCCTTTGGCCGGCAAATGAACggagtattattattacgCTTCTTCGGCAATCCATAGGCACCATCTGGGAAGTTTCCGCACTCAGGACTTCACCGGGAGAAAGACGAAGCTAAACTTGTGTAGCAAACCGGGTGAGCATCGAAGCACACTACATCAATATTTGGTGGAAAGGCTCATTCCAGCCCAGACAAATTCCTTTCCGACTATACATACCAGCTTTAAGTCTTTCAATTACCGTTACATGACATACAATGGCCCTTCACCCTGTTGCGTAAGTTGGTCACTGTGGGAACAATGATCATAAGGGAGCCATATTAAACCTACCTCGCAGGTCGCTTTATCGACGCTCCTTAAAACTTGCTCTTGACTGGGCTGTGCACAGGCAGATTTGGCGCGGGCAAGCAGTGTATATACGATCCCTTTTCGATGCGAATAAGAATGTCCGCGATCCGCGTCAACAGAAGGTATATGCAACCCGGCTTTCTCAGTTACATGGTTTATGCATACAGTATCTCACAGACTAGCAGGTGCTGCTTCGGGAAACCGAAAAACTATTAGAAACTTGGAAGCATCCGGACCCCTACCGAGCACCCACTGCCCCAGGAGGTATGTTTTAGAGACACAGGGCTTGCTCCCTCTAAATGAACCCAATGACTGACTTTCCTAAAGGTAACAA is a window from the Aspergillus oryzae RIB40 DNA, chromosome 6 genome containing:
- a CDS encoding putative dihydrolipoamide succinyltransferase (dihydrolipoamide succinyltransferase (2-oxoglutarate dehydrogenase, E2 subunit)) translates to MAFRLPFHRLPEQNLRVIPRYAQSPRNISLGTRRNLTSAALRSCVRNTKRPASCIPQVLGANVFRSSFAPLGGYQVRTYADTIVKVPQMAESITEGTLKQFSKQVGDYVERDEEIATIETDKIDVSVNAPEAGTIKELLVNEEDTVTVGQELAKLELGGAPETKTEEATEKPKEPASTEEPKAPEPEQPKSAKDSEKPAASEPGSSKQPQPAASKPDIPDDAKPSPGNREERRVKMNRMRLRIAERLKQSQNTAASLTTFNEVDMSSLMEFRKLYKDDVLKKTGVKLGFMSAFSRACVLAMKDIPAVNASIEGPNGGDTIVYRDYVDISVAVATEKGLVTPVVRNAETMDLVGIEKAIADLGKKARDNKLTIEDMAGGSFTISNGGVFGSLMGTPIINLPQTAVLGLHAIKEKPVAVNGKIEIRPMMYLALTYDHRLLDGREAVTFLVKVKEYIEDPRRMLLG